A genomic segment from Desulfovibrionales bacterium encodes:
- a CDS encoding phosphate-starvation-inducible PsiE family protein has product MEESRPDLKEKIRRLLVHADIAFHVLAGLLLLIACGFIMYYGITNLAHPSRTAIISLVNDVLLALIILELFWTIIRFLKKQRFTLEPFLSIGIIASVRRILLVEIELSHVEHVQVERLWEIGLSALVILCLVFAYYLAAKVEKI; this is encoded by the coding sequence ATGGAAGAATCAAGGCCGGATCTGAAAGAAAAGATCAGACGATTACTTGTTCATGCGGACATTGCCTTTCACGTGCTGGCAGGTCTTTTACTGCTTATCGCCTGCGGCTTCATCATGTATTACGGGATTACCAATCTTGCTCATCCATCCCGCACTGCCATAATCAGCCTGGTGAATGATGTGCTCCTGGCCCTGATTATCCTTGAGCTTTTCTGGACCATTATCCGTTTCCTTAAGAAGCAGAGATTTACCCTGGAACCTTTTCTTTCCATCGGAATCATAGCCTCGGTTCGGCGGATACTTCTGGTCGAGATCGAGCTATCACATGTGGAGCACGTTCAGGTGGAACGGCTCTGGGAGATTGGGCTTAGCGCCCTGGTAATTCTGTGTCTGGTTTTTGCTTATTATCTGGCCGCAAAAGTGGAAAAAATATGA